The Bos mutus isolate GX-2022 chromosome 12, NWIPB_WYAK_1.1, whole genome shotgun sequence genome includes a window with the following:
- the BRCA2 gene encoding breast cancer type 2 susceptibility protein isoform X2, with amino-acid sequence MPIGCKERPTFFDIFKARCNKADLGPISLNWFEELSSEAPLCNSEPLEESEYKISSNETNPFKTPQRKPYHQLASTPVIFKEQSLTLPLYQSPLKELHKFRLDSGKDIANSKHKSCCRVKAKINQANDVISPPPNSSLSESPVVLRCTHVTPQREKSVVCGSLFHTPKLIKGQTPKRISESLGAEVDPDMSWSSSLATPPTLSSTVLIVQDEEASAAVFPRDTTAILKTYFSNHDESLKNNKFIPSGPDSDNKNQTKAESHGLEKMLEDSFRKVNSCKDHFEKSMPNVLEHEVHETVAGISEEDSLPVCVSKYKTKKLQKRKTGKGRKNIFHETKTDECEEAKKEMTESKHSFVSETEPNDSDPLDSNVIKQKPVGNGTDIISREVLPSSVSEWSQLTLSGLNGTQVQKTSLLHISSCDQTNSEEDLIGTEKECTNFITLENSLPHISSISKTVKILNKETVVNKTDEGQCLESHEDPTTVGKQILSDSSPLQDTKKSIFRIRESPEKIFREDFSNNVTDSNLKKEPEDSKSESEIQTIYSQKEDSVCSSSGDNESWPATTKYTSEALKNTGLISTLKKKTKKFIYVINDKTAYQGLKIQKDQESELTNSSAQFEAKPLEAPHTFTNVDSGSLPSSIQKKCSQNDSEEPTLSLTSSFGTVLRKCFNNESSSSTNKTISQDLYCKETNINKEKWQSFITTETDYVSCLQDKHCEDNPKSQGVSDIKEKVLPVVCCPELPHSEECNDTVFQFQESFLHDHDNTTILTPSSKDLLSNPVVIPRGKQSYKMSEKIKSKNCEAGFELTKYISMEDNQETCVLNENSKKAEMLSPEKYITGALPSVKVQCHQNMNLTVIHKDQEETTLISKRTVNPNSEELSPDSENNYIFQTTSERNIPILGNIKEVHEADLSCLREPVLKNSVRVTSTDMDGGQAAKVSITKDSVSSNTVHGLIEKNRNSVKQQPKMTLGQDSKPDVSLDTDTKSNRNNFCKDKWAGLSDLTSSHSFGNGFRTASNKEIKLSEHNIKKSKMLFKDIEEHYPASLPWVEIVKSLENQRKGGQPHDRDSQSVDTVCGYVQSGAVVSDGENSHTTPPVLSLKQDFNSNHNLTPSQKAEITELSTILEESGSQFEFTQFRKPSHILQSNPFEMPETQMTVLNTTSEEQKDVDLHLTASTPSLSHIDSKKCEGLAGREQKMICLSTTNCNKSVSGSLTDKGEEFRGFYSARGTKLNVSNEALQKAMKLFSDIEKVSEKTPAEVDPGSFSSNQCNNSDVSMFKVENYSNDKNLSEENNKCQLILQSNFEMTTSIFVKENTEDFKRNTENKDNKCIGFVCNLGESDGCASSKNDTVYVHKDESGLPYTDQYNIHLKLSHHFMKEENIPIKESLSDLTCLEVMKAEETFNKSNKKEPIANKMRQNIKDFGVFDLSFWTANGKNIRVSKESLNKVVNFFDEKCTEKELNNFSDSSNSELLSGININKIDISSHEETSMFKNKMLQESSPAGIENQILTLQQREKCEFKKIKEPTTLGFHTASGKKVKIAKESLDTVKNLFDETKQDNSEVTDFIQGAKMLMDREVCKEGLDLACEIVKGTAPKHEEMQNSLEEKELVSEETAMPPRFLSDHLQGQTENLHTSHSVSLKVKVHENMEEETAKSPITCYTNHSTCSAIENSALAFYTGHGRKISVSQASLLEAQKWLREGELNDQPEKINSSKIICLKEYTRDYVGNPSCGNSSNSITENDKSLSEKQDSTSLNNSMPNSYSYSDFCHSSEGFNKSENLSKNKIDNSGIEPVVKNVKGRKNTSFSEVIPTIREANINPQAVDKDSCVLKLVTKFSPCKNKKTAVEVALSNSNNFETEPPAYSTASDQIAFVSRETTVRERFTDNCRNIYTKQNTETKSGTDQTKTVTDSHKALGDSEDVIFPNSPDNEEHNMHSHDVSPDIQSEPILQHDQSISGLEKVSEIPLRHVDLKTSDRCKFNMGKHPRSVSSMNACGIFNTASGKSVQVSDSALQKARQVFSKSEDRAKQFFSRVSFKSNDEHSDIFTRKENTMTHNPPNLLSSAFSGFSTASGKHVPVSESALCKVKGMFEEFDLIGTEYSLQHSPTSRQDVSKILPVSCTDKRNPEHSVSSKMEKAYNKEFKLSNNYNIESASSENNHSIKVSSYLSEFKQDQQQSVLGTRVSHTDNIHLLGEKQTLPKYIKKEIGKTETFPDLVKTNTEICSTDSKDPENYFETEAVEIAKAFMEDGELTDSEFPSHAKHSPFTCQKNKETVLSNSRIEKRRGDALVTVGEPPIKRNLLNEFDRTIENQGKSLKASKSTPDA; translated from the exons GAAAGGATATTGCCAACAGTAAACATAAAAGTTGTTGCAGGGTGAAGGCTAAAATCAATCAAGCAAATGATGTTATCAGCCCACCTCCAAATTCCTCTCTTAGTGAAAG tcCTGTTGTTCTGCGATGTACACATGTAACACCACAAAGAGAAAAGTCAG TGGTATGTGGAAGTTTATTTCATACACCAAAGCTCATAAAg gGTCAGACACCGAAACGTATTTCTGAAAGTTTAGGAGCTGAGGTGGATCCTGATATGTCTTGGTCAAGTTCTTTGGCCACACCACCAACACTTAGTTCTACTGTGCTCATAG tccaagATGAGGAAGCATCTGCAGCTGTGTTTCCTAGGGATACTACTGCT attttgaaaacatatttttctaacCATGATGAAAGTCTGAAAAATAATAAGTTTATCCCTTCTGGGCCAGACAGtgacaacaaaaatcaaacaaaagctgAAAGTCATG gATTGGAGAAAATGTTAGAGGATTCATTTCGTAAAGTAAATAGCTGCAAAGACCATTTTGAAAAGTCAATGCCAAATGTCCTAGAACATGAAGTACATGAAACAGTTGCAGGTATCTCTGAAGAAGATAGTTTGCCAGTATGTgtttctaaatataaaacaaaaaagctacaaaaaagaaaaactggcaagggtaggaaaaatattttccatgaaacaaaaacagatgaaTGTGAAGAAGctaaaaaggaaatgacagaaaGTAAACATTCATTTGTATCTGAAACAGAACCAAATGACAGTGATCCATTAGATTCAAATGTAATAAAGCAAAAGCCCGTTGGGAATGGAACTGACATAATCTCCAGGGAAGTTTTACCATCTTCAGTCTCTGAATGGTCTCAGCTCACACTCTCGGGTCTAAATGGAACCCAGGTGCAGAAAACGTCTCTACTGCATATTTCCTCTTGTGACCAAACTAATTCAGAAGAAGACCTCATAGGCACAGAGAAAGAGTGTACCAACTTCATTACTTTAGAAAATTCTTTGCCACATATTTCAAGCATATCAAAAACAGTGAAGATATTAAATAAGGAAACAGTGGTAAACAAGACAGATGAAGGGCAGTGTCTTGAATCTCATGAAGATCCCACTACTGTGGGAAAGCAAATACTAAGTGACTCTTCTCCACTTCAGGACACCAAAAAATCTATCTTCAGGATAAGAGAATCTCCTGAAAAGATATTTAGAGAAGATTTCTCAAATAATGTGACTGATTCAAACTTGAAAAAAGAACCAGAAGACTCTAAAAGTGAATCAGAAATACAAACTATTTACTCACAGAAAGAGGATTCTGTATGTTCAAGTTCAGGGGATAATGAGAGCTGGCCAGCCACTACCAAATACACTTCAGAAGCTTTGAAGAACACAGGTTTAATAtccactttgaaaaagaaaacaaaaaagtttatttatgttATAAATGATAAAACAGCTTATCAAGGACTGAAAATACAGAAAGACCAAGAATCAGAACTAACTAACTCTTCAGCCCAATTTGAAGCAAAGCCTTTGGAGGCACCACATACATTTACAAATGTTGATTCAG GTTCATTGCCTTCTTCTATCCAAAAAAAATGTTCACAGAATGATTCTGAAGAACCAACTTTGTCTTTAACCAGCTCTTTTGGGACAGTtctgagaaaatgttttaataatgaaAGCAGTTCTTCTACTAATAAAACAATATCTCAGGATCTTTATTGTaaagaaacaaacattaataAGGAAAAATGGCAGTCATTTATAACCACAGAAACTGATTATGTATCATGCTTGCAGGACAAGCATTGTGAAGATAATCCAAAAAGCCAAGGTGTTTCAGATATAAAGGAAAAAGTCTTGCCTGTAGTATGTTGCCCTGAATTGCCACATTCAGAGGAATGTAATGATACTGTCTTCCAATTCCAGGAAAGTTTTTTACATGACCATGATAATACCACCATTTTAACTCCTAGCTCCAAGGATCTTCTGTCAAATCCAGTTGttattcctagaggaaaacaatcatataaaatgtcagagaaaataaaatctaagaaTTGTGAAGCAGGTTTTGAATTAACTAAATATATTTCCATGGAAGACAATCAAGAAACAtgtgttttaaatgaaaattctaagAAAGCTGAGATGTTGTCACCTGAAAAATATATAACAGGAGCATTACCTTCTGTGAAAGTACAATGCCACCAAAATATGAATCTCACAGTCATCCATAAAGACCAGGAAGAAACTACTTTAATTTCAAAAAGAACTGTCAACCCAAACTCTGAAGAACTCTCCCCAGACagtgaaaataattatatctttCAAACAACTAGTGAAAGGAATATTCCTATTTTAGGAAACATTAAGGAAGTTCATGAGGCAGACCTCAGTTGTTTAAGAGAACCTGTTCTCAAAAACTCTGTTAGAGTAACAAGTACAGATATGGATGGTGGACAAGCAGCCAAAGTGTCCATTACAAAAGATTCTGTCTCATCAAATACAGTCCATGGTCTTATAGAGAAGAATAGAAATAGCGTAAAGCAACAACCAAAGATGACTCTAGGTCAAGATTCAAAGCCAGATGTGTCCCTAGATACAGAtacaaaatcaaacagaaataaCTTTTGCAAGGACAAATGGGCAGGACTCTCAGATTTGACTTCAAGTCACAGTTTTGGAAATGGCTTCAGAACAGCTTCTAATAAAGAGATAAAACTCTCTGAACACAAcattaagaaaagcaaaatgctCTTCAAGGATATTGAAGAACATTATCCTGCTAGCTTACCTTGGGTTGAAATTGTAAAATCATTAGAAAATCAAAGGAAAGGAGGCCAACCTCATGATCGTGATTCACAGTCAGTTGATACAGTGTGTGGGTATGTGCAGAGTGGTGCAGTTGTTTCTGATGGTGAAAACAGTCACACAACTCCTCCAGTTTTATCTTTAAAGCAAGACTTCAATTCAAACCATAATTTAACACCCAGCCAGAAGGCAGAAATTACAGAACTTTCTACAATATTGGAAGAATCAGGAAGTCAGTTTGAATTTACACAGTTCAGAAAACCAAGCCACATTTTACAGAGTAATCCATTTGAAATGCCTGAAACCCAGATGACTGTCTTGAATACCACTTCTGAGGAGCAGAAAGATGTTGATCTTCATCTCACAGCCAGTACCCCATCTCTCAGTCACATAGATAGCAAGAAATGTGAAGGTTTAGCTGGACGTGAGCAAAAGATGATCTGCTTGTCAACAACCAACTGTAACAAAAGTGTTTCTGGTTCTTTAACAGATAAAGGTGAAGAGTTTAGGGGCTTTTATTCAGCCCGTGGCACAAAACTGAATGTTTCTAATGAAGCATTGCAGAAAGCCATGAAACTGTTCAGTGACATCGAGAAAGTTAGTGAGAAAACTCCTGCAGAAGTAGATCCAGGAAGTTTCTCTTCAAATCAGTGTAACAATTCTGATGTTTCTATGTTTAAGGTAGAAAATTATAGCAATGATAAAAATTTAagtgaggaaaataataaatgccAACTGATACTACAAAGTAACTTTGAAATGACCACCAGCATTTTTGTCAAAGAAAATACTGAAGATTTCAAGAGAAATACTGAAAACAAAGATAACAAATGTATTGGTTTTGTTTGTAATTTAGGAGAATCTGATGGCTGTGCTTCAAGTAAAAATGATACAGTTTATGTTCATAAAGACGAAAGTGGCTTACCATATACTGATCAATACAACATACATCTGAAATTATCTCATCACTTTATGAAAGAGGAAAACATTCCAATTAAAGAAAGTTTGTCAGATTTAACTTGTTTGGAAGTTATGAAAGCTGAAGAAACATTTAATAAGTCAAATAAAAAGGAGCCAATTGCTAATAAGATGaggcaaaatataaaagattttggTGTTTTTGATTTGTCCTTTTGGACTGCAAATGGGAAAAACATAAGGGTCTCTAAGGAGTCTTTAAATAAAGTTGTAAATTTCTTTGATGAAAAATGTACAGAAAAAGAAttgaataatttttcagattcctCAAATTCTGAATTACTTTCTGGCATAAATATCAACAAAATAGACATTTCAAGTCATGAGGAAACCAGTATGTTCAAAAACAAAATGTTGCAAGAAAGCAGCCCAGCTGGTATTGAAAATCAAATACTGACACTGcagcaaagagaaaaatgtgaattCAAAAAGATCAAAGAACCAACCACGTTGGGTTTCCATACAGCTagtgggaaaaaagtaaaaattgccAAAGAGTCTTTGGACACAGTGAAAAATCTTTTTGATGAAACAAAGCAAGACAATAGTGAAGTGACTGATTTTATCCAAGGGGCAAAAATGCTAATGGACAGAGAGGTTTGTAAGGAAGGGCTTGACTTAGCATGTGAGATAGTTAAAGGAACTGCCCCAAAGCATGAAGAGATGCAGAATTCTCTAGAGGAGAAAGAGCTTGTTTCTGAGGAGACTGCCATGCCACCCAGGTTCTTAAGTGATCATTTACAAGGACAAACTGAAAATCTCCACACATCACATAGTGTCTCTCTGAAAGTTAAAGTACATGAAAATATGGAAGAAGAAACAGCAAAAAGTCCTATAACGTGTTACACAAACCATTCCACTTGTTCAGCCATTGAAAACTCAGCTTTAGCGTTTTACACAGGACATGGTAGAAAAATTTCTGTGAGTCAGGCTTCACTACTTGAAGCCCAGAAATGGCTTAGAGAAGGAGAATTGAATGATcaaccagaaaaaataaattcctccAAAATTATATGTTTAAAGGAATATACTAGGGATTACGTAGGAAATCCTTCATGTGGAAACAGTTCAAACAGTATAACTGAAAATGACAAAAGCCTCTCTGAAAAGCAAGATTCAACTTCCTTAAACAACAGCATGCCTAACAGCTATTCATATTCTGATTTTTGTCATTCCAGTGAGGGATTTAATAAATCAGAGAatctctcaaaaaataaaattgataattcCGGTATTGAGCCAGTAGTAAAGAATGTCAAAGGCAGGAAAAACACTAGTTTTTCTGAAGTAATACCCACCATAAGAGAAGCAAACATAAACCCACAAGCTGTAGACAAAGATAGTTGTGTTCTGAAACTTGTGACTAAGTTTTCAccatgcaaaaataaaaagacagctgTTGAAGTGGCCTTATCTAATTCAAATAATTTTGAGACCGAACCACCTGCATACAGTACAGCAAGTGATCAAATAGCCTTTGTTTCACGTGAAACAACAGTCAGAGAGAGGTTTACAGACAACTGCAGGAACATATATACTAAGCAAAACACTGAGACGAAATCAGGCACTGACCAAACGAAAACTGTGACAGATTCTCATAAGGCATTGGGTGACTCAGAGGATGTTATTTTCCCTAACTCTCCAGATAATGAAGAACATAATATGCATTCACATGATGTTTCTCCTGACATTCAAAGTGAACCGATTTTACAACATGACCAAAGTATTTCTGGATTGGAGAAAGTTTCTGAGATACCACTTCGTCATGTTGATTTGAAAACTTCTGATAGATGTAAATTTAACATGGGAAAGCATCCCAGGTCTGTCTCTTCTATGAATGCTTGTGGGATTTTTAACACAGCAAGTGGAAAATCTGTCCAAGTGTCAGATTCTGCATTACAAAAAGCGAGACAGGTATTTTCTAAGTCAGAAGACCGTGCCAAGCAGTTCTTTTCCAGAGTATCATTTAAAAGTAATGACGAGCATTCAGACAtattcacaagaaaagaaaatactatgaCACATAACCCCCCAAATTTACTATCATCTGCTTTCTCTGGATTTAGTACAGCAAGTGGAAAACACGTTCCAGTTTCTGAGAGTGCCTTATGCAAAGTTAAGGGAATGTTTGAAGAATTCGATTTAATCGGAACTGAATATAGTCTCCAGCATTCACCTACTTCTAGGCAAGATGTATCAAAGATACTTCCTGTCTCTTGTACTGATAAAAGAAACCCAGAACACTCTGTAAGCTCCAAAATGGAAAAAGCCtacaataaagaatttaaattatCAAACAACTATAACATTGAAAGTGCTTCATCAGAAAATAATCACTCTATTAAAGTTTCTTCGTATCTCTCTGAATTTAAGCAAGACCAACAACAGTCAGTATTAGGAACCAGAGTATCACACACTGACAACATTCATCTTTTGGGGGAAAAGCAAACTTtgcctaaatatataaaaaaggaaattgggAAAACGGAAACTTTTCCTGATCTTgtgaaaacaaatacagaaatttGTTCTACTGACTCCAAAGACCCAGAGAACTATTttgaaacagaagcagtagagATTGCTAAAGCTTTTATGGAAGATGGTGAGCTGACAGATTCTGAATTTCCAAGTCATGCGAAACACTCTCCTTTTACATGCCAAAAAAATAAGGAAACGGTTTTGTCAAATtcaagaatagaaaaaagaagaggagatgCACTTGTCACAGTCG GAGAACCCCCAATCAAACGAAACTTGTTAAATGAATTTGACAGGACAATAGAAAATCAAGGAAAATCCTTAAAGGCTTCAAAAAGCACTCCAGATG CATAA